A stretch of the Polyangiaceae bacterium genome encodes the following:
- a CDS encoding HNH endonuclease: protein MNALSSVSDHELRERLSAAVSSERSACANVIFHLAELDRRKLYLDDACSSLFAYCTERLGYSEDSATKRVRVARLAQQFPQVLDDLASGELHLTGLFLLSGHLTDDNAEQLLAEARGKSKRQLEELLARWFPRPAVPPTITPVTPEPVQGQLSTWSGAGTPAPPPAQAPRPRVEPLSPESVRVEFSAHAAFRDKLEQARALLSHTVPSGDLATILERALDLLIERETKRRAGAGKPRKRRETKPGSRHVPVEVQRAVRERDGDQCTFTDAEGRRCSATRFLTIEHIDPFAKGGPTTVDNCCLLCRPHNAHRARQVFGEDHIQNEISEARARRRQSTPPAPPAPTPAPEGGVSEKVLGALVRMGFKRADARRAVEQARLCEVEPLLEPMLRATLAILTP from the coding sequence ATGAACGCTCTCTCTTCGGTCTCCGACCACGAGCTCCGCGAGCGACTTTCGGCCGCCGTGAGCTCGGAGCGGTCGGCGTGCGCCAACGTCATCTTCCACCTGGCAGAGCTCGACCGCCGCAAACTGTACCTGGACGATGCGTGTTCCTCCCTCTTCGCCTACTGCACCGAGCGCCTCGGCTATTCCGAGGACAGCGCGACCAAGCGTGTGCGTGTGGCCCGCCTGGCCCAGCAGTTCCCCCAGGTGCTCGATGACCTCGCCAGCGGCGAGCTCCACCTGACGGGGCTGTTCCTGCTCTCCGGCCACCTGACGGACGACAACGCCGAGCAGCTCCTCGCCGAGGCGCGAGGGAAGTCCAAGCGACAGCTCGAGGAGCTGCTCGCCCGCTGGTTCCCGCGGCCGGCCGTGCCGCCGACCATCACCCCGGTCACGCCCGAGCCGGTACAAGGGCAGTTGTCCACATGGTCCGGGGCAGGTACCCCGGCCCCGCCGCCGGCCCAGGCGCCTCGCCCTCGCGTCGAGCCGCTCTCGCCGGAGAGCGTTCGCGTGGAATTCAGCGCCCACGCTGCGTTCCGCGACAAGCTCGAGCAGGCCCGGGCGCTGCTCAGCCACACGGTGCCCAGCGGCGACCTCGCGACGATCCTCGAGCGCGCGCTGGACCTGCTCATCGAGCGGGAGACGAAGCGCCGCGCCGGCGCGGGCAAGCCCCGCAAGCGCCGCGAGACGAAGCCGGGCTCGCGGCACGTTCCGGTGGAAGTCCAGCGAGCGGTCAGGGAGCGGGACGGCGACCAGTGCACCTTCACCGACGCCGAAGGGCGGCGGTGTTCGGCGACGCGCTTCTTGACCATCGAGCACATCGACCCGTTCGCGAAGGGCGGGCCCACGACGGTGGACAACTGCTGCTTGCTTTGCAGACCTCACAACGCCCACCGAGCGCGCCAGGTCTTCGGTGAGGACCACATCCAGAACGAGATCTCGGAGGCGCGAGCGAGGCGAAGACAGAGCACGCCACCGGCGCCACCAGCGCCGACGCCCGCGCCCGAGGGCGGCGTGTCCGAAAAGGTGCTCGGAGCGCTGGTTCGGATGGGGTTCAAGCGAGCGGACGCGCGGCGAGCCGTCGAGCAAGCGCGCCTCTGCGAGGTGGAGCCGCTGCTCGAGCCGATGCTTCGCGCGACGCTCGCCATTCTCACACCGTGA
- a CDS encoding ISAs1 family transposase, translating into MLVKRFGDARLDEVRDPRNPRGRRWDLGSLLASALLGMVAGSRSLREVEQLTAELTPAVRAKLGIARRVPDTTLRDALAALEPDDVRPALHAATRAAQRRKALEPNGSPFGVVSLDGKATRVPAADDFFAQRQTAPAEARLLGLVRTVTATLTSSTERPVIDVVPIPASTNEMGMFQRCLCALMRTYARSDLFRLVTYDAGACSRENARAVRDLGLHYLFAVKSTQPSLHTEAVRWLCGLEPDQAAASSTDLHHGRSVVRRIYLGEALAAPEGWEHLRTVLRVEVETLDSKGVRVASDNRYFVSSLPRSRLSEVQWLLVVRRHWGVETAHQLLDGAFAEDHHPWIEQNPRATVVVMVLRRIAYTLLALWRGVTLRSDEQRRRPWRDLMRHIWLCTVKATAETPRNSSDRRLPPAPA; encoded by the coding sequence ATGCTCGTCAAACGCTTCGGCGACGCGCGCCTCGACGAGGTCCGCGACCCGCGCAACCCACGCGGGCGTCGCTGGGATCTCGGCAGTTTGCTCGCCAGCGCGCTGCTCGGGATGGTGGCCGGGAGCAGGAGCCTGCGCGAGGTCGAGCAGCTGACCGCGGAGCTCACGCCCGCGGTGCGCGCGAAGCTCGGAATCGCACGTCGTGTTCCGGACACTACGTTGCGCGACGCGCTCGCGGCGCTCGAGCCCGACGACGTCCGCCCGGCCCTGCACGCTGCGACTCGCGCCGCCCAGCGCCGCAAGGCGCTCGAGCCCAACGGCTCACCCTTCGGCGTCGTCTCGCTCGACGGCAAGGCGACCCGTGTGCCTGCCGCCGACGACTTCTTCGCCCAGCGTCAGACGGCGCCGGCCGAGGCGCGCCTGCTCGGCCTGGTCAGGACCGTCACGGCCACGCTGACCAGCTCCACCGAGCGACCCGTCATCGATGTCGTCCCGATCCCGGCCAGCACCAACGAGATGGGCATGTTTCAGCGCTGTCTCTGCGCCTTGATGCGGACCTACGCGCGCAGCGACCTGTTTCGCCTCGTCACCTACGACGCCGGCGCGTGCTCCAGAGAGAACGCTCGGGCGGTGCGCGACCTCGGCCTTCACTACCTGTTCGCCGTCAAGAGCACCCAACCCTCCCTCCACACCGAGGCCGTGCGCTGGCTGTGTGGCCTGGAGCCTGACCAGGCCGCCGCCTCCAGCACGGATCTCCACCACGGTCGCTCCGTCGTGCGGCGCATCTACCTCGGTGAAGCCCTTGCCGCGCCGGAAGGTTGGGAGCATCTCAGGACCGTGCTCCGCGTCGAGGTCGAGACGCTCGATTCCAAGGGCGTCCGGGTCGCGAGCGACAACCGCTACTTCGTTTCCAGCTTGCCGCGCTCTCGACTCAGCGAGGTCCAATGGCTGCTCGTCGTGCGCCGCCACTGGGGCGTCGAGACTGCCCATCAGCTTCTCGATGGCGCCTTCGCCGAGGACCATCATCCGTGGATCGAACAGAACCCGCGAGCCACGGTCGTCGTGATGGTGCTGCGGCGCATCGCATACACGCTGCTCGCGCTCTGGCGCGGGGTGACTTTGCGCAGCGACGAACAGCGTAGGCGGCCCTGGCGCGACCTGATGCGCCACATCTGGCTCTGCACAGTCAAGGCCACCGCAGAGACCCCTCGAAACTCGAGTGACCGCCGGCTCCCGCCGGCGCCTGCGTGA
- a CDS encoding PilZ domain-containing protein, which yields MPHSRRHSRHPVRFPVAIESPAKPGRVGVVRNLSQRGLLLGTPSRYQPGQRVRVRFKTRGGGPEYDLPATVVRIDHDPSGDWLSRLVALEFDRDVSERRLDELRETYQLFSAA from the coding sequence ATGCCGCACAGCCGCCGACATTCTCGCCACCCGGTTCGGTTCCCTGTCGCCATCGAGAGCCCCGCCAAGCCGGGGCGAGTCGGAGTAGTCCGGAACCTCAGCCAGCGCGGCCTCTTGCTCGGCACGCCCAGCCGCTACCAGCCGGGACAGCGCGTGCGGGTGCGCTTCAAGACCCGCGGCGGCGGGCCCGAGTACGATCTGCCGGCCACGGTCGTGCGCATCGATCACGACCCGAGCGGCGATTGGCTGTCGCGCCTCGTGGCGCTCGAGTTCGATCGCGACGTGAGCGAGCGGCGCCTGGACGAGCTGCGTGAGACCTACCAGCTGTTCTCGGCGGCCTAA
- a CDS encoding protein-L-isoaspartate(D-aspartate) O-methyltransferase, giving the protein MVRDTIEARGVRDARVLAAVRKVPRHAFVPPPFTKRAYTDQPLPIGWDQTISQPYIVAFMTEAVKPEPKDRCLEIGTGSGYQAAILAELCAKVFSIEYIPELAELGKRQLRAAGYGPERVALFTGDGYQGWPEEAPFQVIVVTAAPAKVPQPLLDQLALGGRLVVPVGPEGKSQQLELWKRAQSGRGEGAFEVRRLADVRFVPFLGEGAERR; this is encoded by the coding sequence ATGGTGCGCGACACCATCGAGGCTCGCGGCGTACGGGACGCGCGCGTGCTCGCGGCCGTACGCAAGGTTCCGCGGCACGCCTTCGTGCCGCCGCCGTTCACCAAGCGTGCCTACACCGATCAGCCGTTGCCCATCGGCTGGGACCAGACCATCAGCCAGCCCTACATCGTGGCGTTCATGACGGAGGCCGTGAAGCCGGAGCCGAAGGACCGTTGCCTGGAGATCGGCACCGGCAGCGGCTACCAGGCGGCGATCCTGGCCGAGCTCTGCGCCAAGGTGTTCAGCATCGAGTACATCCCGGAGCTCGCGGAGCTCGGCAAGCGCCAGCTGCGCGCCGCCGGCTACGGCCCGGAGCGCGTGGCGCTCTTCACCGGCGACGGCTACCAGGGCTGGCCCGAGGAGGCGCCCTTCCAGGTCATCGTGGTGACGGCGGCGCCCGCCAAGGTCCCGCAGCCGCTCTTGGATCAGTTGGCGCTCGGCGGTCGTCTGGTCGTGCCCGTCGGGCCGGAGGGCAAGAGCCAGCAGCTCGAGCTGTGGAAGCGCGCCCAGAGTGGGCGCGGCGAGGGCGCGTTCGAGGTGCGCCGGCTGGCCGACGTGCGCTTCGTGCCCTTTTTGGGTGAGGGCGCAGAGCGGCGATGA
- a CDS encoding AgmX/PglI C-terminal domain-containing protein yields MAQSNSVNPFLSNLTNFDARAALGLERAPLANDDAPMGYALVQSGPAVSSEECENVAARAVEITVLWGTSIVHVAHLNPPRAYAVGERASEFTMPSEKLGTDRLEIVSLVAGEPCVSVPAGATARVTKQNATESAAPGATISLALGTRVELCFGDLKVQISGVHPGKRSKRAYFSQDDSSAAGFFGLSACIAAAFVGAMAFFVPAMGLTDDEGNENERLVLIQQYLAASAEKNRELEETTAEDTDREKGGGERAEAARGDSGALGKPTAKLANKRAGVAGPKDNLDPHLARERALNEARTFGMIGLLNSGPGGDPNAPTSPFGRDSSLGTDDKSAQGNMWGDDIGDSWGSNGLGLSGIGEGAGGKGEGIGINGIGTCGGTVCSGLEGGFGHSLGRTPPGHKPRVPQMRPDGGTTVSGHLPAEVVQRIVRQNFGRFRMCYEQGLTRNPNLQGRVGVRFVIGRDGAVSNVSNAGSDMPDSGVVSCVVGAYYGLSFPAPENGIVTVSYPIMFTPG; encoded by the coding sequence ATGGCCCAGTCGAACTCCGTCAACCCTTTCCTCTCGAACCTGACCAACTTCGACGCGCGCGCCGCGCTCGGGCTCGAGCGGGCTCCGTTGGCGAACGACGACGCGCCCATGGGATACGCGCTCGTGCAGAGCGGCCCCGCCGTCAGCTCCGAGGAGTGTGAGAACGTCGCCGCGCGTGCGGTCGAGATCACCGTGCTCTGGGGCACCAGCATCGTCCACGTCGCGCACCTGAACCCTCCGCGCGCCTACGCGGTGGGCGAGCGCGCCAGCGAGTTCACCATGCCGAGCGAGAAGCTCGGCACCGATCGCCTCGAGATCGTCAGCTTGGTCGCCGGTGAGCCGTGCGTCAGCGTGCCCGCCGGCGCGACGGCCCGCGTCACCAAACAGAACGCCACGGAGAGCGCGGCGCCCGGCGCGACCATCTCACTCGCGCTCGGCACCCGCGTCGAGCTCTGCTTCGGCGATCTGAAGGTGCAGATCTCCGGCGTGCACCCCGGCAAGCGCAGCAAGCGTGCCTACTTCTCCCAGGACGACTCGAGCGCTGCCGGCTTCTTCGGGCTCTCCGCCTGCATCGCGGCCGCCTTCGTCGGCGCCATGGCCTTCTTCGTTCCGGCGATGGGCCTGACCGACGACGAGGGGAACGAGAACGAGCGCCTGGTCCTGATTCAGCAGTACCTGGCGGCGAGCGCCGAGAAGAACCGCGAGCTCGAGGAGACCACCGCCGAGGACACCGACCGCGAGAAGGGCGGCGGGGAGCGCGCCGAGGCCGCGCGGGGCGACTCCGGGGCCCTGGGCAAGCCCACCGCGAAGCTCGCCAACAAGCGCGCGGGCGTCGCCGGTCCCAAGGACAACCTCGACCCGCACCTGGCGCGCGAGCGCGCCCTGAACGAGGCCCGCACCTTCGGAATGATCGGCCTCCTGAACAGCGGCCCCGGCGGCGATCCGAATGCACCGACCTCGCCCTTCGGCCGCGACTCGTCGCTCGGCACCGACGACAAGAGCGCCCAGGGCAACATGTGGGGCGACGACATCGGCGACTCGTGGGGCTCGAACGGCCTGGGCCTGAGCGGCATCGGCGAAGGCGCCGGCGGCAAGGGCGAGGGCATCGGCATCAACGGCATCGGCACCTGCGGCGGCACGGTGTGCTCGGGGCTCGAAGGTGGCTTCGGTCACTCGCTGGGTCGCACGCCTCCGGGACACAAGCCGCGCGTTCCGCAGATGCGTCCCGACGGCGGCACCACGGTGTCCGGTCACCTGCCCGCCGAGGTCGTGCAGCGCATCGTTCGCCAGAACTTCGGCCGCTTCCGCATGTGCTACGAGCAGGGCCTCACCCGGAACCCGAACCTGCAAGGTCGCGTCGGCGTGCGCTTCGTGATCGGTCGTGACGGCGCGGTGAGCAACGTCTCGAACGCCGGCAGCGACATGCCCGACAGCGGAGTGGTCTCGTGCGTGGTCGGCGCGTACTACGGCCTCTCGTTCCCGGCGCCCGAGAACGGCATCGTCACGGTGAGCTACCCGATCATGTTCACGCCTGGCTGA
- a CDS encoding GNAT family N-acetyltransferase: MTAMEAEEQSPVLLETERLVLCLLPPSAAKRVLGYHAENRSHLAPWSPPNPPGYYSEEYWRWRLEENRTEYLEDRSCRLQLLLSGEREGAVVGQISLTQYCRGPHQSCTLGYNMDHRYQGRGLMKEGLRAAIELAFGRLGFHRLSANYMPVNERSGRVLRSLGFVVEGYARDYLYIAGAWRDHVLTALYSPDPSPPGVRAFALPSSGSTPTE; encoded by the coding sequence ATGACGGCGATGGAGGCGGAAGAGCAATCGCCGGTGCTGCTCGAGACCGAGCGGCTCGTGCTCTGCCTGCTGCCGCCCTCTGCCGCGAAGCGCGTGCTCGGCTACCACGCGGAGAATCGCTCTCACCTCGCGCCCTGGTCGCCGCCGAATCCGCCCGGGTACTACAGCGAGGAGTACTGGCGCTGGCGGCTCGAAGAGAACCGCACCGAGTACCTGGAAGATCGCTCGTGCCGCTTGCAGCTCTTGCTCTCGGGCGAGCGCGAGGGCGCGGTGGTGGGGCAGATCAGCCTGACCCAATACTGCCGCGGCCCGCACCAGAGCTGCACGCTCGGCTACAACATGGATCACCGCTACCAGGGTCGCGGGCTGATGAAGGAGGGGCTCCGCGCCGCCATCGAGCTCGCATTCGGGCGGCTCGGTTTCCACCGCCTGAGCGCCAACTACATGCCGGTCAACGAGCGCTCCGGCCGCGTGCTCAGGAGCCTCGGCTTCGTGGTCGAGGGTTACGCGCGGGACTACCTGTACATCGCCGGCGCGTGGCGCGACCACGTGCTCACCGCGCTCTACAGCCCGGATCCCTCACCGCCCGGGGTCCGGGCCTTCGCGCTACCGAGCTCCGGATCGACGCCGACGGAGTAG
- a CDS encoding alpha/beta hydrolase, translating into MRTRRLIAVCLALLALVSLAHPPLSRWWRAGRLLAALASPAAEAAPLVETELTLPGRDGPIRARLYRRADATRAPGLVVAHGVHYRGIDERRLVPFARELARAGRTVLTPELRDLTDYRITSQGERIISDSVSWLSARKELVSEERVGLLGFSFAGGLALVAASRPELDGKLAYVTSIGGHHDLTRVLRFLVSDRIETPAGVSPMKAHDYGLVVVAYGNVEHFVEPADQATLRDALRLWLHEDRAAAVARASERSTASGERLFQLVERGRLAELSPELLRLLETRRAELAELSPAGRLGHVDAPVYLLHGSADSVIPPSEAEWADRELNGAPHQALVSPLLEHVEVDGRGAFAHQLRLVDLMAKML; encoded by the coding sequence ATGAGAACGCGACGCCTGATCGCAGTCTGTCTTGCGCTGCTCGCTCTCGTCTCGCTGGCGCATCCGCCCCTCTCGCGCTGGTGGCGCGCCGGAAGGCTCCTGGCGGCGCTGGCCTCCCCTGCGGCGGAGGCGGCTCCCTTGGTGGAGACGGAGCTGACGCTGCCCGGTCGTGACGGGCCCATCCGCGCGCGCTTGTACCGACGCGCCGACGCAACTCGCGCGCCCGGCCTGGTGGTGGCGCACGGCGTGCACTACCGCGGCATCGACGAGCGTCGGCTGGTGCCGTTCGCGCGGGAGCTGGCGCGCGCCGGGCGCACGGTGCTGACTCCCGAGCTCCGCGACCTCACGGACTACCGCATCACCTCTCAGGGCGAGCGCATCATCAGCGACTCCGTGTCTTGGCTTTCGGCACGGAAGGAGCTGGTGAGCGAAGAGCGCGTCGGGCTCCTGGGCTTCAGCTTTGCCGGCGGCCTCGCTCTGGTCGCAGCCAGTCGGCCGGAGCTCGACGGCAAGCTCGCCTACGTGACGAGCATCGGAGGACACCACGACCTGACGCGGGTGCTGCGCTTCCTGGTCAGCGATCGCATCGAGACGCCGGCCGGCGTCTCGCCGATGAAGGCGCACGACTACGGCTTGGTGGTCGTCGCCTACGGCAACGTCGAGCACTTCGTGGAGCCAGCCGACCAAGCGACCCTCCGCGACGCGCTCCGGCTCTGGCTGCACGAGGATCGGGCAGCCGCCGTCGCGCGCGCCTCCGAGCGCAGCACCGCCTCCGGCGAACGGCTGTTCCAGCTGGTCGAGCGGGGCAGGCTCGCCGAGCTGTCTCCGGAGCTCTTGCGCCTGCTCGAGACGAGGCGAGCCGAGCTCGCCGAGCTGTCCCCGGCCGGTCGGCTCGGTCACGTGGACGCGCCCGTCTACCTGCTCCACGGCTCCGCGGACTCGGTGATCCCGCCCAGCGAGGCGGAGTGGGCCGACCGCGAGCTGAACGGCGCGCCCCACCAGGCCCTGGTGTCGCCGCTGCTCGAGCACGTGGAGGTCGATGGTCGCGGGGCTTTCGCTCATCAGCTCAGGCTGGTCGACCTGATGGCCAAGATGCTCTAG
- a CDS encoding TldD/PmbA family protein, producing MPGDPRARELCAAALHRARSQPDVSHVEVRWLREKNERLRVRDGAPDGISRGGSAGFSIRLIAKGAWGFACTQAGTETSLGRMVDEAIAVARASSRLLVKPVRFPERAGEIGEYASEVEVEPFSVPLEQKLADLAGPEAELRRGGKPIHSTEAWMHWTEIDKLLVTSEGTDVAQRLMFGGAGMSAIAVGSDGRMQRRSYPGFPGSEGLQGGYEIVARTDLLGAAPRVRAEAIELLAAEPCPEGVRDVVLGSNQMALQIHESCGHPTELDRALGAEISLAGGSFLQPSDLGKLRYGSDIVTLTADSVAPMGLGTFGWDDEGTPAGKVPLVEQGVFVDYLSSRETAAALGRESTGTVRADGWNRVPMIRMVNVSLEPRSGTLEDLIADTADGILLDVNQSWSIDDLRLNFQFSCELAWEIKHGKRVRLLRDARYTGITPKFWQSCDAICGAADTRIWGLMLCGKGDPIQTMAVAHAAPPARFRKVEVGHT from the coding sequence ATGCCGGGCGACCCGAGAGCTCGCGAGCTGTGCGCGGCCGCGCTTCACCGTGCGCGGAGTCAGCCCGACGTCTCCCACGTGGAGGTGCGCTGGCTGCGCGAAAAGAACGAGCGGCTCCGGGTCCGAGACGGCGCGCCCGACGGCATCTCCCGTGGTGGCAGCGCAGGCTTCTCGATCCGCCTCATCGCCAAGGGCGCGTGGGGGTTCGCCTGCACCCAGGCCGGCACGGAAACCTCCCTCGGTCGGATGGTGGACGAGGCCATCGCCGTGGCGCGCGCCAGCTCGCGGCTCCTGGTCAAGCCGGTGCGTTTTCCCGAGCGCGCGGGTGAGATCGGCGAATACGCCTCGGAGGTCGAGGTCGAGCCGTTCTCCGTCCCGCTCGAGCAGAAGCTCGCGGACCTCGCCGGACCGGAGGCAGAGCTCAGACGCGGGGGCAAGCCCATCCACAGCACCGAGGCGTGGATGCACTGGACCGAGATCGACAAGCTCTTGGTCACCAGCGAGGGCACCGACGTGGCCCAGCGCCTGATGTTCGGGGGCGCCGGGATGAGCGCGATCGCGGTGGGCAGCGACGGTCGGATGCAGCGCCGCTCGTACCCTGGTTTCCCCGGCTCGGAAGGGCTGCAAGGCGGCTACGAGATCGTCGCGCGGACCGACCTGCTCGGAGCCGCGCCACGCGTGCGCGCCGAAGCCATCGAGCTGCTCGCCGCCGAGCCGTGCCCCGAGGGCGTCCGCGACGTGGTCCTGGGCAGCAACCAGATGGCGCTGCAGATCCACGAGTCCTGCGGGCACCCGACGGAGCTCGATCGGGCGCTCGGGGCGGAGATTTCCCTGGCGGGGGGCTCCTTCCTGCAGCCCAGCGATCTGGGCAAGCTGCGCTACGGCTCCGACATCGTCACGCTCACGGCGGACTCGGTCGCACCGATGGGCCTCGGCACCTTCGGCTGGGACGACGAGGGCACGCCCGCGGGCAAGGTCCCGCTAGTCGAGCAGGGCGTGTTCGTGGACTACTTGTCGTCGCGAGAGACGGCGGCCGCGCTGGGGCGCGAGTCCACCGGGACGGTACGCGCCGACGGCTGGAACCGGGTGCCGATGATCCGCATGGTGAACGTCTCGCTGGAGCCCCGGAGCGGGACGCTGGAGGACCTGATCGCCGACACCGCCGACGGCATCCTCCTGGACGTGAACCAGAGCTGGAGCATCGACGACCTGCGCCTGAACTTCCAGTTTTCCTGCGAGCTCGCCTGGGAGATCAAGCACGGCAAGCGCGTGCGCCTGTTGCGAGACGCTCGCTACACCGGCATCACTCCGAAGTTCTGGCAGAGCTGCGACGCGATCTGCGGCGCGGCGGACACGCGCATCTGGGGACTCATGCTGTGTGGCAAGGGGGATCCCATCCAGACCATGGCGGTGGCGCACGCGGCTCCGCCCGCTCGCTTCCGCAAGGTGGAGGTCGGACACACGTGA
- a CDS encoding TldD/PmbA family protein, protein MKAEELAGLLRAALEGAGEPEAEAYASFARRGFARFSVGDLGQHMQLEEPSVVVRVASDGRVVEASTSELDEAAIVRALKDAAAAVPSVPRDEGFPGFARADEPPPAPMERWAESTAEASAEERVELLTPVFRRIQAAGLLATGVLDTTARIEAVATTHGLERAHRSTLASFKVWALESAGGSGASGHGMSAQVDLHQLGIEAETELAVADALRGKNPGSLPAGRYDTVLGALALAELVEWLAMIGLGARELEQGLSPLSGRLGERITAESFSVSEDPLGTHAFAAPFDREGVARRQVPLIRAGVAQGVVHDRTTASRAGVSSTGNAGPPGGFGSGGPSPSSLVVQGGSAAHVEELIGGLDRGLYVRRLHYVNGYLEPRRAVMTGLTRDGTFLVEGGKVTKPIESMRFTDSLLEALERSDGSTAERVIVPNWWSAGGSVAAPAVRIRGLNFSSGSREK, encoded by the coding sequence GTGAAGGCCGAAGAGCTCGCGGGGCTGCTCCGCGCCGCGCTGGAGGGAGCCGGAGAGCCGGAGGCGGAGGCCTACGCCAGCTTCGCCAGGCGTGGCTTCGCGCGCTTCTCGGTGGGCGATCTGGGGCAGCACATGCAGCTCGAAGAGCCCAGCGTGGTCGTGCGCGTGGCCAGCGACGGGCGCGTTGTCGAGGCCAGCACCTCGGAGCTCGACGAGGCCGCCATCGTCCGGGCACTGAAGGACGCGGCGGCGGCGGTGCCCAGCGTGCCGCGCGACGAGGGTTTTCCGGGCTTCGCCCGCGCCGACGAGCCGCCGCCGGCGCCGATGGAGCGCTGGGCCGAGAGCACGGCGGAGGCCAGCGCGGAGGAGCGCGTCGAGCTGCTCACGCCGGTGTTCCGGCGCATCCAAGCGGCGGGCCTCTTGGCCACCGGCGTCCTGGACACCACCGCACGCATCGAGGCCGTGGCCACCACGCACGGGCTCGAGCGGGCGCACCGGAGCACGCTGGCGTCGTTCAAGGTGTGGGCGCTCGAGAGCGCGGGTGGGAGCGGCGCCTCCGGCCACGGCATGAGCGCCCAGGTCGACCTGCACCAGCTCGGCATCGAGGCGGAGACGGAGCTCGCCGTGGCGGACGCGCTCCGGGGCAAGAACCCGGGCTCGCTACCGGCGGGGCGTTACGACACGGTGCTCGGGGCGCTGGCGCTGGCGGAGCTGGTCGAGTGGCTGGCCATGATTGGGCTCGGGGCCCGCGAGCTCGAGCAGGGGCTCTCCCCGCTCTCCGGCCGACTTGGGGAGCGCATCACCGCCGAGTCCTTCTCCGTCAGCGAAGATCCGCTCGGGACCCACGCCTTCGCGGCGCCGTTCGACCGCGAGGGCGTGGCGCGCCGCCAGGTCCCGCTGATCCGCGCCGGCGTGGCCCAGGGCGTCGTCCACGACCGGACTACCGCCTCGCGGGCGGGTGTGAGCTCGACGGGCAACGCCGGCCCTCCCGGCGGCTTTGGCTCCGGAGGTCCGAGCCCGTCGTCGCTGGTCGTTCAAGGTGGCAGCGCCGCCCACGTCGAGGAGCTCATCGGCGGGCTCGATCGCGGGCTGTACGTGCGTCGCCTGCACTACGTGAACGGCTACCTCGAGCCGCGCCGCGCAGTGATGACGGGTCTGACCCGCGATGGCACGTTCCTGGTCGAGGGCGGAAAGGTGACCAAGCCCATCGAGAGCATGCGCTTCACCGACAGCCTGCTCGAAGCCCTGGAGCGCTCGGACGGTTCGACCGCCGAGCGCGTGATCGTGCCGAACTGGTGGTCGGCCGGCGGCTCCGTGGCGGCGCCCGCGGTGCGAATTCGCGGCCTGAATTTCTCCTCCGGCAGCCGCGAAAAGTGA
- a CDS encoding EAL domain-containing protein, producing MSSSPRHLNWTASDTEVSQTLASGTKSTRFLTAEDLDVHFQPIVSIATGRVFAQEALVRCKLPEYRNPAKLFERAVEEKSTGRLGRPIRDVAFARGAGHRLFVNVHPDELSSRWLVRPDDPLNYHDNEVFLEITESAAFEYFDLCRSVLKELCARAQVHLVVDDLGAGHSNLKRVLDLEPKVVKLDRELVVELDKSRRQQVLVRSVTALCKELGATVVAEGIETLDELKAVRDLGADYAQGFLLAKPAYPIPQVHWPL from the coding sequence ATGAGCTCTTCGCCCCGTCACCTGAACTGGACCGCCTCGGACACCGAGGTGTCCCAGACCTTGGCCAGCGGGACCAAGAGCACGCGGTTTCTGACCGCGGAGGATCTGGACGTCCACTTCCAGCCCATCGTGTCCATCGCGACGGGCCGGGTGTTCGCGCAGGAGGCGCTCGTGCGCTGCAAGCTGCCCGAGTACCGGAACCCCGCGAAGCTGTTCGAGCGCGCGGTGGAAGAGAAGTCCACCGGGCGCCTGGGGCGCCCGATCCGAGACGTGGCCTTCGCGCGCGGCGCCGGCCATCGCCTGTTCGTCAACGTCCACCCGGACGAGCTCAGCTCGCGCTGGCTCGTGCGCCCGGACGATCCGCTGAACTACCACGACAACGAGGTCTTCCTGGAGATCACCGAGTCGGCAGCGTTCGAATACTTCGATCTGTGTCGCAGTGTGCTCAAGGAGCTGTGCGCGCGCGCTCAAGTGCACCTCGTCGTGGACGACCTCGGCGCCGGACACAGCAACCTGAAGCGCGTGCTCGACCTCGAGCCCAAGGTCGTGAAGCTCGATCGCGAGCTGGTGGTCGAGCTCGACAAGAGCCGGCGCCAACAGGTCCTGGTCCGATCGGTGACCGCGCTGTGCAAGGAGCTGGGCGCCACGGTCGTCGCCGAGGGCATCGAGACGCTCGACGAGCTCAAGGCGGTACGCGACTTGGGCGCCGACTACGCGCAGGGCTTCCTGCTCGCCAAGCCGGCGTACCCGATCCCCCAGGTTCACTGGCCGCTCTAG